One genomic segment of [Phormidium] sp. ETS-05 includes these proteins:
- the def gene encoding peptide deformylase: MSSQVFVEKKKLAKPPLEIHYLGDRALRQDAKRVARVDAAIRDIAREMLQTMYSADGIGLAAPQVGIQKQLLVVDCEPDNAATPPLVLINPKITQYGKELSVYQEGCLSIPNVYLEVTRPEAIEVSYKDEQGRPQKITATGLVSRCIQHEIDHLGGVLFVDRVENRLALTEELTKHGFSPQHVKPV, from the coding sequence ATGAGTTCTCAAGTTTTCGTGGAAAAGAAGAAGCTAGCAAAGCCGCCCCTAGAAATTCACTATTTGGGCGATCGCGCTTTGCGCCAAGATGCCAAACGAGTTGCCCGCGTGGATGCCGCCATCCGTGACATCGCACGAGAGATGCTGCAAACTATGTACAGTGCGGACGGCATTGGCTTGGCAGCTCCCCAAGTGGGGATCCAAAAACAACTGCTCGTGGTAGATTGCGAACCGGATAACGCCGCCACTCCTCCCCTGGTACTAATCAATCCTAAAATTACTCAGTATGGTAAGGAATTGAGTGTTTACCAGGAAGGTTGCTTAAGCATTCCTAACGTTTATCTCGAAGTGACTCGCCCGGAAGCCATAGAAGTTTCCTACAAAGATGAGCAGGGCCGTCCCCAAAAGATCACCGCCACGGGTTTGGTTTCCCGCTGCATTCAGCATGAAATCGACCACTTGGGTGGGGTGTTGTTTGTCGATCGGGTGGAAAATCGCCTTGCCCTGACGGAGGAACTCACGAAACACGGTTTCTCACCTCAGCACGTCAAACCGGTATAA
- a CDS encoding PrsW family glutamic-type intramembrane protease, giving the protein MNAIGGGFLRHQHPNGAEIKQYPLSQTRETAIGRELTCEITLDSQEYGMVSRRHAVVRPVAVGGQTWWEICDLGSVNGTYINGQRVQGCQRLGVGDRLTLGGGGPEFIFEYQPAAKSNPAKTVLSTSNSLTFTQLFPIASTGKDLTSKAYLLPGSITVMFVVLMFATLGNSEAFNQLLAAYLGGAGYYFVYQLCGQKKPWWWLLSAAIFTVAILLSPLLPLFILIFRQILPGELPDGGGVGFLRLVVGMFFGAGLMEELLKALPVLICVWLGIKLPEPWNSKLGVKEPLDGILLGCASAVGFTWLETLGQYVPEIIRSVGELEGLQLLIPRMLGSVAGHMAYSGYFGYFIGLSALKPNKRWLILGVGYLSASFLHALWNSTVVLGYHVLAVVGILSYAFLTAAILKARSLSRQS; this is encoded by the coding sequence ATGAATGCAATCGGAGGGGGATTTCTGCGACACCAGCACCCTAATGGCGCTGAAATCAAGCAATATCCCCTATCACAGACCCGAGAAACAGCGATCGGACGCGAACTCACGTGTGAAATAACTCTCGATTCCCAAGAATATGGAATGGTATCGCGGCGCCATGCAGTGGTTCGTCCGGTGGCAGTTGGGGGGCAAACCTGGTGGGAAATTTGCGATTTGGGTAGTGTGAATGGCACCTACATTAATGGTCAACGAGTGCAAGGATGCCAAAGGCTAGGCGTAGGCGATCGCCTGACTTTAGGCGGTGGTGGACCAGAATTTATCTTTGAATACCAACCCGCAGCAAAGAGCAACCCAGCCAAAACCGTTCTCAGTACCAGCAATTCCCTAACTTTCACCCAGTTATTCCCCATCGCCTCCACCGGCAAAGATTTAACCAGCAAAGCCTATCTCCTTCCAGGCAGCATCACGGTGATGTTTGTGGTGCTAATGTTTGCCACCTTGGGGAATTCTGAAGCATTTAACCAGTTGCTCGCCGCTTATCTTGGGGGTGCAGGTTACTACTTTGTTTATCAGCTTTGTGGCCAGAAAAAACCCTGGTGGTGGCTACTGAGTGCAGCCATATTCACCGTGGCGATATTACTCAGTCCCCTGCTGCCTTTATTCATCCTGATTTTCCGGCAAATTCTCCCCGGGGAACTCCCTGATGGGGGAGGAGTGGGCTTTTTGCGGTTAGTTGTAGGGATGTTTTTTGGTGCGGGTTTGATGGAAGAGCTGCTGAAAGCTTTACCCGTGCTGATATGTGTCTGGTTGGGAATAAAGTTGCCAGAACCCTGGAATTCCAAATTGGGGGTGAAAGAACCCCTCGATGGTATTTTGCTCGGATGTGCCTCAGCAGTGGGATTTACTTGGTTGGAAACCTTGGGGCAATACGTACCGGAAATTATCCGCTCCGTGGGAGAATTGGAGGGATTGCAACTGCTGATTCCCCGGATGCTCGGTTCCGTAGCGGGTCATATGGCCTACAGTGGTTATTTTGGTTATTTTATCGGTTTGAGTGCTTTAAAACCAAATAAACGCTGGTTGATTTTGGGGGTGGGTTATCTGAGTGCTTCATTTTTGCATGCTTTGTGGAATTCTACCGTAGTTTTGGGCTATCATGTGTTAGCAGTAGTGGGAATTTTGTCCTACGCTTTTTTAACCGCAGCAATTCTCAAGGCGCGATCGCTCTCGCGTCAATCATAG
- a CDS encoding CHAT domain-containing protein, with the protein MTNDKGQTSSCLSIAIAQLDPAMERHMELNTVPPSPRWAVWVIQAPYPGGYAHREAVVTPELETTWQAWQQMFSLAQLTILGSGFQQAKDKGDQEPSPHHPVSPVVLGLKPNYFPGSRNAPASPSGIAVSPLSSQLMLQLGTLLSSWLFEGAIETTLAQSTGIAAGRDQPLRVQLDIRDPDLIAIPWEIMQPRSGKPAISLNPQLRFSRTTTDVEPLSTPHKAQGLNILLVLGTANPTPLDPTNSAQHLQLETEAATLSQILQESSKNPVGDSSSPVSCLVDTLIEPTASELITHLETGKYNIFFYAGHGVPAPDGGMLLLGADRTLSGTELANVLIAGGVTLALFNSCWGAQPFQPSDADGNIVSGKYLPRSSLAEVLIHHGVPAVLAMRDEIADREALTFIQAFARAIATRVSIDRAVAIARQVLLATYKFNQPAWTLPVLYMHPEFDGSLLEPLELLATELPENSLTRQGFAHGKAFLQPVDESYWAGEQGDQGTRGLLDQGSKGAGGQGGKGARGQGDQILPVTPSPRHPVSPSPLLPLQKSPLGGWEISGGRFRVGRSSDNDLVLSERWVSQQHAEIFCRDNSASGGGLTYFLRDFSRYGTLIFQDNRWQKVHHQEVPLKSGVFLKFGSSQGQALAFLLEFSISNDPEPPPPPSQGEY; encoded by the coding sequence ATGACCAATGACAAAGGACAAACATCAAGTTGCCTGAGCATCGCGATCGCTCAATTGGATCCAGCAATGGAGCGGCATATGGAGCTAAACACTGTCCCCCCGTCTCCCCGGTGGGCAGTTTGGGTGATCCAAGCTCCCTATCCCGGAGGCTATGCCCACCGCGAAGCCGTTGTGACACCGGAATTAGAAACCACCTGGCAAGCATGGCAGCAGATGTTTTCCCTGGCACAGTTGACTATATTGGGCAGTGGGTTTCAGCAGGCAAAAGACAAAGGAGACCAGGAGCCGTCACCCCATCACCCCGTCAGCCCGGTTGTTCTTGGGCTAAAGCCCAACTACTTTCCTGGTAGCCGGAACGCGCCAGCGTCGCCGTCAGGCATCGCCGTCTCCCCGCTCAGCTCGCAATTGATGCTGCAACTGGGCACGCTGTTGTCGTCGTGGCTGTTTGAAGGGGCGATCGAAACCACTTTAGCTCAAAGCACTGGTATTGCCGCCGGTAGAGACCAACCTTTACGGGTGCAGTTGGATATTCGCGACCCAGATTTAATCGCTATTCCCTGGGAAATTATGCAGCCGCGATCGGGCAAACCAGCCATTTCCCTCAACCCACAACTCAGATTCTCCCGTACTACCACCGACGTTGAACCCCTATCAACACCGCACAAAGCCCAGGGTTTAAACATCCTGCTAGTTTTGGGCACTGCAAACCCCACCCCACTAGACCCCACCAATAGCGCTCAACACCTACAGCTAGAAACCGAAGCCGCTACTCTTAGCCAAATTCTCCAAGAAAGCAGCAAAAACCCTGTGGGAGACTCATCTAGCCCCGTATCTTGCCTAGTCGATACGTTGATAGAACCCACGGCTAGCGAACTAATTACCCACTTAGAGACTGGCAAATACAATATCTTTTTCTATGCCGGTCATGGTGTCCCCGCTCCCGATGGGGGTATGCTCCTCCTGGGTGCTGATAGAACTCTGAGCGGGACGGAATTGGCTAATGTGCTGATTGCTGGTGGCGTCACTCTGGCTCTGTTCAACTCTTGTTGGGGGGCGCAACCCTTTCAGCCGTCAGATGCTGATGGCAATATCGTCTCTGGCAAATATCTCCCCCGCAGCAGCTTGGCGGAAGTGCTAATTCATCACGGCGTCCCAGCCGTGTTGGCGATGCGAGATGAAATCGCCGATCGCGAAGCCCTCACCTTTATCCAAGCATTTGCCCGAGCGATCGCCACCAGAGTTTCCATTGACCGAGCCGTAGCCATAGCCAGACAAGTGTTACTCGCCACCTACAAATTTAATCAACCGGCGTGGACGCTCCCAGTCCTGTATATGCACCCGGAATTTGACGGCTCACTACTCGAACCCCTAGAATTACTAGCCACAGAACTACCAGAAAATTCCCTCACCCGCCAGGGTTTCGCCCACGGCAAAGCATTTTTGCAGCCAGTAGATGAATCGTATTGGGCAGGAGAGCAAGGAGACCAAGGGACCAGGGGACTTCTGGACCAGGGGAGCAAGGGAGCAGGGGGGCAGGGGGGCAAGGGGGCAAGGGGGCAAGGGGACCAGATACTCCCCGTCACCCCGTCTCCCCGTCACCCCGTCTCCCCGTCTCCTCTGCTCCCCCTCCAGAAGTCTCCCTTGGGGGGGTGGGAAATTTCCGGCGGTCGGTTCCGCGTGGGGCGCAGTTCCGATAACGATTTAGTGCTTTCCGAGCGATGGGTTTCCCAGCAACACGCGGAAATATTTTGCCGGGATAATTCCGCTTCTGGTGGCGGCTTAACTTATTTCCTACGGGATTTTTCCCGCTATGGCACCTTGATTTTTCAAGATAATCGCTGGCAAAAAGTCCACCACCAAGAAGTACCCTTGAAATCCGGGGTGTTCCTGAAATTCGGCAGTTCCCAGGGGCAGGCTCTGGCTTTTCTGCTGGAATTTTCCATCTCAAACGACCCCGAACCCCCACCGCCACCGAGTCAGGGGGAATATTGA
- a CDS encoding ATP-binding domain-containing protein — translation MSSVYSIDSARAQIRSFIESSAQILVVTGMIGTGIEQLLRYIVEQALYLGRNYSVLGPNRRIASRYPVDNAESIYTQIYSRNPRFDKEKFVYDLTEQRKADEKHLYVMGDAHLISDSKFETDNAIYGSGKLLTDFLEFAGIQNSKRQIIWLGDPFQLTRGKADESALCTERLQGLTGLPVQTVSLQYILPGNEDDLFVDNCLNLAKSMESVRFNELGITTDGIRCIEAPNEPLSQQQIFHNFFTKEPRLTKFVCFSHVQVNHLNEWVRKNIFSRGEAITVGDIVHIHNSLSVYPENELDYPIYVPNDSFAEVIAVSDDVPPIVQPLKGRDRPINVPFLRIRSRLLTDSREIGFFCLKNYLYAEKPELDTDTIIAIQVSVKTRFRQQQKQRGLESDDNSDDSQFAMFLRRDPYFNAARLRFGYALTLHRAQGQQFRAVIADMDTGQGQTNEAYFRWVYTLFSIVQERIILWNIPIITPFSQAVWDNSQGRLDSIRPRNLIPFDPDAAGGSLNISGFSIPEKPLRNLYLYIEDCLKYQKIHVILYKHHNYQEIYGFESEDGASSCNLRLHYNGKFQVTRIEIIDSSPAEFAHQIHQAITSVELGRWDTEFQQQLYELMKAKLSKYKISIQAIEHHDYQEVYYLRSEIGDVKLQMFFDGDGFIKRVIPVGYSTVQAAEAVRNALELPSST, via the coding sequence ATGAGCAGCGTGTATTCCATCGATTCTGCCAGAGCGCAAATCAGATCATTTATAGAATCATCCGCTCAAATTCTAGTTGTCACTGGGATGATTGGCACCGGTATAGAGCAGTTGCTCAGATATATTGTTGAGCAAGCATTATATCTGGGACGGAATTACTCGGTTTTGGGACCAAACCGCCGCATAGCCTCACGTTATCCAGTAGATAATGCAGAAAGTATTTATACTCAGATTTATTCAAGAAATCCCAGATTCGATAAAGAGAAGTTTGTTTATGATTTGACGGAGCAAAGAAAAGCGGATGAAAAACATCTCTACGTGATGGGTGATGCCCATTTAATTTCAGATTCCAAGTTTGAGACTGATAATGCAATATATGGTAGTGGAAAACTCCTAACAGACTTCCTGGAATTTGCTGGAATTCAGAATTCAAAACGGCAGATTATTTGGCTTGGTGATCCATTTCAATTAACGCGGGGTAAAGCCGATGAATCAGCACTATGTACGGAGCGGTTACAGGGTCTGACTGGATTGCCGGTTCAGACTGTTTCGCTGCAGTATATCCTGCCGGGGAATGAAGATGATTTATTCGTGGATAACTGCTTAAACTTGGCTAAATCGATGGAGAGTGTTAGATTCAATGAACTTGGCATTACAACTGATGGTATCCGGTGCATTGAAGCCCCAAATGAGCCATTAAGCCAACAGCAGATATTTCATAATTTCTTCACTAAAGAGCCAAGATTGACCAAATTTGTATGTTTTTCTCATGTACAAGTCAATCACCTGAATGAATGGGTGAGAAAAAATATTTTTAGCCGTGGTGAAGCCATTACTGTAGGGGATATTGTCCACATCCACAATAGCTTGTCGGTATATCCTGAAAATGAACTGGATTATCCTATTTATGTGCCTAATGACTCATTTGCAGAAGTGATAGCAGTTAGTGACGATGTTCCACCTATAGTGCAACCACTTAAGGGACGCGATCGACCAATCAACGTGCCTTTTCTGCGAATTAGATCCCGTTTGCTGACCGACTCAAGAGAAATAGGGTTTTTTTGCTTAAAGAACTATCTGTATGCAGAAAAACCAGAATTAGATACCGATACAATTATAGCCATCCAGGTATCGGTGAAAACCAGATTTCGCCAACAGCAAAAGCAGCGAGGTTTAGAGTCAGATGATAATTCAGACGATAGTCAATTCGCGATGTTTCTGCGCCGCGATCCTTATTTCAACGCCGCTCGCTTGAGATTTGGGTATGCACTTACTCTCCATCGGGCTCAAGGTCAGCAGTTTAGAGCTGTGATTGCGGATATGGATACAGGTCAAGGCCAAACAAACGAAGCTTATTTCCGTTGGGTCTATACCTTGTTCTCCATAGTTCAGGAGCGAATCATCCTGTGGAATATCCCCATAATTACCCCTTTTTCTCAAGCAGTTTGGGACAATAGTCAAGGGAGACTTGATTCTATTCGACCTCGCAATCTCATTCCCTTTGACCCAGATGCTGCAGGTGGTTCCCTGAATATTTCTGGCTTCTCGATACCTGAAAAGCCATTGAGAAACCTTTATTTGTATATCGAAGATTGCCTCAAATATCAGAAGATTCATGTGATTTTATATAAGCATCACAATTACCAGGAAATTTATGGTTTTGAGTCAGAAGACGGTGCATCCTCATGCAATCTTCGCTTGCATTACAATGGCAAATTCCAAGTGACGCGAATTGAAATAATCGATTCTAGTCCGGCTGAATTTGCCCATCAGATTCATCAGGCCATCACATCTGTGGAACTTGGGCGTTGGGATACGGAATTTCAGCAGCAACTGTACGAGTTGATGAAAGCCAAGTTAAGCAAATACAAAATATCGATTCAAGCAATTGAACACCACGATTACCAGGAGGTTTACTACCTCAGATCAGAAATCGGTGATGTGAAACTCCAGATGTTCTTTGATGGAGATGGCTTCATCAAGCGTGTGATTCCAGTGGGATACTCAACTGTACAGGCGGCGGAGGCAGTTCGGAATGCACTGGAACTGCCATCATCAACTTGA
- a CDS encoding DUF7017 domain-containing protein, which translates to MTNRDGWQLHAEVKELVAKTRKLHADHNNYQIGQLAKQLRELLREYAKLRPPRPDRCFSLILFQTLRFPQELEWLPAFMKWAGLQSFRAEDYRAQPVSNDKTFEPLIETAARKVAKIALDSNDVSHKELAIQLIDQALDKAEIQASNWLCYRKALLLHSLGQIEEAKQLLMFFVKDNRNQYWAWHALAKVVGDSDRTLALALCAKACLTCRDLNFGVNVFEELSRLAAAQGQTQLAKWAATQAFTIRQNNRWQIPQSLRELLNAGWYEQGENLSHPEAVLTSIAADAEKVIWSSSPRYDANYLGIFITANGKQMAKFGVFDQENCQEISGSARELLHNLNLVLGEPVTVTVDNSGDRLTAVVVKKRDYGQPFDQLERLYGILDRHRDGKAFVYLNPDQHCTVAYADFPQIQMVLPGTAFEVICARHRERINPYKLVTSTFVENANICIRIGTLRLHSKGFGFVEDVFVPPNLAEMLHEGQMVKFICAKKLDTKKNKLGWTAIALAI; encoded by the coding sequence GTGACAAACAGAGATGGTTGGCAGTTGCACGCCGAAGTAAAGGAGCTAGTGGCAAAAACCCGTAAGCTACATGCAGACCACAATAACTACCAGATTGGTCAATTAGCTAAGCAGCTCCGAGAACTGCTGCGGGAGTATGCAAAGCTGCGTCCTCCTCGTCCGGATCGTTGCTTTAGCCTGATTTTGTTTCAAACCCTAAGATTTCCCCAAGAGCTTGAATGGCTTCCCGCTTTTATGAAATGGGCTGGTCTCCAGAGTTTCCGGGCAGAGGATTACCGGGCACAACCGGTCTCAAACGATAAAACGTTTGAGCCTTTGATAGAAACAGCCGCCAGAAAAGTTGCTAAAATTGCCCTGGATTCCAATGATGTTAGTCACAAAGAATTGGCGATTCAGCTAATCGATCAAGCCCTGGATAAGGCAGAGATTCAGGCCAGCAATTGGTTATGTTACAGAAAAGCCCTGTTACTGCATAGTTTAGGGCAGATTGAAGAGGCGAAACAACTGCTGATGTTCTTTGTTAAGGATAACCGCAATCAGTATTGGGCTTGGCACGCATTAGCTAAAGTTGTAGGTGATTCCGATCGCACCTTGGCATTGGCTCTTTGTGCAAAGGCTTGCTTAACTTGCCGCGATCTGAACTTTGGGGTCAACGTTTTTGAAGAGTTAAGCCGACTAGCAGCAGCTCAAGGTCAAACTCAACTGGCTAAATGGGCTGCCACTCAAGCGTTCACTATTCGCCAGAACAATAGATGGCAAATTCCTCAATCCCTGCGCGAACTATTGAATGCTGGTTGGTATGAGCAGGGAGAAAATCTCTCTCATCCGGAGGCAGTATTAACGAGTATCGCCGCTGATGCAGAAAAGGTGATTTGGTCAAGCAGCCCGCGATATGATGCTAACTACTTGGGCATATTTATAACGGCGAATGGGAAGCAAATGGCCAAATTTGGGGTATTTGATCAGGAGAATTGTCAAGAAATTTCAGGGTCAGCAAGAGAGCTGTTGCACAATTTAAATCTTGTTCTGGGTGAGCCGGTAACAGTGACTGTTGATAATAGTGGCGATCGTCTCACCGCTGTTGTAGTGAAAAAGCGTGATTATGGCCAACCATTTGATCAACTGGAGCGGTTGTATGGAATTCTCGATCGTCATCGAGATGGAAAAGCATTTGTTTACCTAAATCCAGACCAGCACTGCACAGTTGCCTATGCCGATTTTCCTCAGATTCAAATGGTGCTACCCGGTACGGCTTTCGAGGTAATTTGTGCGAGACATCGCGAGCGAATCAATCCCTATAAGTTGGTCACAAGCACTTTTGTTGAAAATGCCAATATCTGCATACGCATTGGCACCTTGCGCCTACATTCCAAGGGTTTTGGTTTTGTTGAAGATGTTTTTGTTCCCCCTAATTTGGCTGAGATGTTACATGAAGGCCAAATGGTTAAATTCATTTGTGCGAAAAAACTAGATACCAAGAAAAACAAGTTAGGTTGGACGGCGATCGCCTTGGCGATTTGA
- a CDS encoding DUF6816 family protein produces the protein MTSTLVDMVAPLEDTIATPGFEANRRYLNQPLNFRVRFREVETDYLTKNRKSFVRIIKSGENRPLVIVADRTYNSRNITEAYFTVGQREAKKTTPRLEVKGDPKNPNRQIVYFGEPSQENQLVSTVTGRATEMLGPDEFGSVEVSQQVFSRQIGIYLNEVETTTLYRRVGDTGRGKIEADQVTAIYLSPQDPDYFAAGGGPVAIYRYRLDMTPVEAGDGLGVNR, from the coding sequence GTGACTAGCACCCTGGTGGATATGGTAGCACCTTTAGAAGATACTATTGCCACGCCGGGATTTGAGGCTAACCGCCGCTACCTCAACCAACCGTTAAATTTCCGCGTCAGGTTCAGAGAAGTAGAAACAGATTATCTCACTAAAAATCGCAAGAGTTTTGTGAGAATCATCAAATCAGGAGAAAATCGACCATTAGTGATAGTGGCTGACAGAACTTATAACAGTCGCAATATAACGGAGGCATATTTCACGGTTGGCCAAAGGGAGGCAAAAAAAACCACCCCCAGATTGGAAGTGAAAGGGGATCCAAAGAACCCGAACCGCCAGATAGTGTATTTTGGAGAACCGAGCCAGGAAAACCAATTGGTTTCTACGGTGACGGGAAGAGCTACGGAGATGCTAGGACCCGATGAATTCGGCTCGGTGGAAGTGAGCCAGCAGGTGTTTAGTCGCCAGATTGGGATTTACTTAAATGAGGTGGAGACTACGACTTTGTATCGCCGGGTGGGAGATACGGGGAGGGGGAAAATCGAGGCGGATCAAGTGACGGCCATCTATTTATCACCCCAGGACCCCGACTATTTTGCAGCCGGAGGTGGGCCGGTAGCTATATATCGGTATCGCTTAGACATGACCCCAGTGGAGGCGGGGGATGGGTTAGGGGTAAATAGGTAA
- a CDS encoding DUF1816 domain-containing protein translates to MFLAERIKEAFTSYLEKVGLAWWVEIFTRHPECTYYFGPFMSAKEAKLAQDGYIEDLEAEGAQGISVQIKRCQPQELTIDNSQKPGF, encoded by the coding sequence ATGTTTTTGGCTGAAAGGATTAAAGAGGCTTTTACCTCATACTTGGAAAAAGTCGGATTAGCTTGGTGGGTGGAAATCTTCACCCGCCACCCCGAATGCACTTACTACTTCGGACCTTTTATGAGCGCCAAGGAAGCCAAACTCGCCCAAGACGGTTATATAGAAGACCTGGAAGCCGAAGGGGCTCAAGGTATTTCTGTGCAAATCAAGCGCTGCCAACCGCAAGAATTGACGATCGATAATTCCCAGAAACCGGGTTTCTGA
- a CDS encoding response regulator has translation MTGKRILVIDDEDDIREVAQLSLEMVAGWEVLTACSGSEGIEVASKEQPNAILLDVMMPEMDGPATYAQLQANTTTNHIPVILLTAKVLSTDQRRFSNLGVRAIIPKPFDPMTLAAQVAKALGWSL, from the coding sequence GTGACTGGCAAACGGATTTTAGTAATTGACGATGAAGATGACATCCGGGAAGTGGCACAGCTAAGTCTAGAAATGGTTGCCGGTTGGGAAGTGTTGACCGCCTGCTCTGGCAGTGAAGGTATCGAAGTGGCATCCAAAGAGCAACCCAATGCCATCCTGCTCGATGTGATGATGCCCGAAATGGACGGGCCTGCCACCTATGCACAGCTCCAAGCCAACACCACCACCAACCATATACCCGTGATTTTACTCACCGCCAAAGTTCTGTCCACGGACCAGCGGCGGTTTTCCAATTTGGGGGTAAGAGCGATCATTCCCAAGCCTTTCGACCCCATGACCCTGGCTGCCCAGGTAGCAAAGGCTCTTGGTTGGAGTCTTTAG
- a CDS encoding ATP-binding protein gives MDGGAKALTPYPLSQGGRWGDRGGPRGEGRGGAEGKSSLPDVICERPGQGHSPDKLETIFGRFQQVDASDSRKKGGTGLGLAICRSIVEHHGGRIWATSTVSEGSTFYLTLPLDDKEEEQPPLSP, from the coding sequence ATGGATGGGGGCGCTAAAGCCCTCACCCCCTACCCCCTCTCCCAGGGGGGGAGATGGGGAGATAGGGGGGGACCCCGTGGGGAGGGCAGAGGGGGAGCAGAAGGCAAAAGCTCCTTACCTGACGTTATATGTGAAAGACCAGGGCAGGGGCATTCCCCAGACAAGCTGGAAACTATCTTCGGACGGTTTCAGCAGGTGGATGCTAGTGATTCGCGGAAAAAGGGTGGCACCGGTTTGGGTTTGGCTATCTGCCGCAGTATCGTGGAGCATCACGGCGGTCGCATTTGGGCGACTAGCACCGTCTCTGAAGGTAGCACCTTCTACCTCACCCTACCGCTCGACGATAAGGAAGAAGAGCAGCCGCCCCTCAGCCCATAG